In Microbacterium sp. 1.5R, the following are encoded in one genomic region:
- a CDS encoding GNAT family N-acetyltransferase — MVTITTEVATSARWDDVQHALTGGGDGASCQCIWPMLSNKEWNETTTPQRIEMLHDEIQAGPPPGLIAYIDGEAAGWIRIGPRTLQQRVPRTRMIAAASTEPFDDESVWAVTCFVVRREHRGLGITLELLRAAVDLARRSGAGLVEGYPVDTRGEKKRTNDLFHGTLATFLAAGFEERAEMKPGRTLVALDLSS, encoded by the coding sequence ATGGTGACGATCACGACCGAGGTGGCGACCAGCGCCCGATGGGATGACGTTCAGCATGCACTGACGGGCGGCGGCGACGGTGCCAGCTGCCAGTGCATCTGGCCGATGCTGAGCAACAAGGAGTGGAATGAGACCACCACGCCGCAACGCATAGAGATGTTGCACGATGAGATCCAGGCGGGCCCTCCACCTGGTCTGATCGCATACATCGACGGCGAGGCCGCGGGGTGGATCAGGATCGGTCCGCGAACCCTGCAGCAGCGGGTGCCGCGCACGCGCATGATCGCGGCGGCATCAACCGAACCCTTCGATGACGAGTCCGTATGGGCCGTGACATGTTTCGTGGTCCGTCGCGAACACCGCGGCTTGGGCATCACCCTCGAGCTGCTGCGCGCCGCCGTCGATCTCGCTCGACGCTCCGGCGCCGGACTGGTCGAGGGGTACCCCGTCGACACCCGTGGCGAGAAGAAGCGCACCAACGATCTGTTCCACGGCACGCTCGCCACGTTCCTGGCGGCGGGATTCGAAGAACGCGCGGAGATGAAGCCCGGCCGAACCCTGGTCGCACTGGATCTGTCGTCATGA